GCGGTCGCCGCCGACAATGCATTGGTGCGCGTGGCCGAATCCGCGGATAGGGCTGCCGTCAATCAGGCAGAGGTCGGGAATGACTCCCAGGTCCCGGACGGCGGCTCGCATCGCCTCCCAGGTCGCCTGAAGGATGTTGATCCGGTCAATGACCTCGTGGCTCACGATGCCGACGCCGATGTGGAGCGCCGTGCTCCTGATCCGGTCGAGGCACTCCTCGCGGGCAGAGGCGGTGAGCTGCTTGGAGTCGCAGACTCCCTTCAGATCGCAGTCGGGCGGCAATATCACCGCCGCGGCAACCACCGGGCCGGCGAGCGGGCCTCGACCGGCCTCGTCAATACCGGCGACGGTACGGTGTCCCCGCTCTCGCGCAGCCCTCTCCCAGACCCAGAGATCGGCGTGATCGGATGCGGTCCCGGCCATCAGAGCACCTCGTCACTGGATAGAGCCGAAACGCCTGGGAGGCCAGAAGCGGAACATCGCCTTTCCGATGACACGCTTCCGTTCCAACTGCCCCCACCAGTGGCTGTCGCGGCTGTCGTTACGGTTGTCGCCCAGAACGTAAAGGCGGCCCTCCGCTATGCGAGTCGGCTTGAGGGAATACCCCATCTTCTCCTCGAGATACGGCTCGCTTGCGGGGACGTCGTTGCGATAGAGCTGACCATCGCGGACCTCGATCACGTCGCCCGGCACTGCCACCAGCCGCTTGATGAAGTCCTTCTCGACACCGTCGTTCGAGGCCTCCGGAGGCGCTCTGAACACGATTATCTCACCGGCTCTGGGCTCTCGGAAACGGTATATCAGCTTGTTGACCAGTATGTGATCGCCCTCCATAAGAGTAGGGCTCATCGAGGGGCTGGGGATGAAGAACGCCTGAACGACGAACGGCCGAATGAGGAGGAAGACCAGCGCGATGGCAATCATGGCCGACTCGACCACCTCGGCCATAGATTTGCCGATGGGGGATTTGTACCTCTCCAGGATGAGCCGGGCGACGAGCAGTATCGCTATGGCCGCAATCACATATCCCGTACTGACATTTGCGAGCCACTCGGTCATCGTCATCCCCGCGCATCAAGAAGCGTCAGCGAAGCAGGCGAGCCCTGGGGATCGGCCAGAAGGTCACTATCGCCTTACCGAGCACCCGGTTCCTATCGAGCAGGCCCCACTCGTGGCTGTCGTTGCTGTTGTTGCGATTGTCGCCCATTACGAAGAAGGTGCCTTTCTCGACCCTCTTGGGCGGCATATCGTATCTGATGTCGTTCGGCTCCAGCAGATAGGGCTCATCAAGGGGCTTGCCGTTTCGATAGGCAACACCTTCCTTGACCTCAATGACGTC
This window of the Armatimonadota bacterium genome carries:
- a CDS encoding ribonuclease HII, which gives rise to MAGTASDHADLWVWERAARERGHRTVAGIDEAGRGPLAGPVVAAAVILPPDCDLKGVCDSKQLTASAREECLDRIRSTALHIGVGIVSHEVIDRINILQATWEAMRAAVRDLGVIPDLCLIDGSPIRGFGHAHQCIVGGDRASISIAAASIVAKVTRDAIMLEYDGTYPEYGFARHKGYPTPWHMDRLREHGACPIHRRSFAPVARTMGTLW
- the lepB gene encoding signal peptidase I; its protein translation is MAEVVESAMIAIALVFLLIRPFVVQAFFIPSPSMSPTLMEGDHILVNKLIYRFREPRAGEIIVFRAPPEASNDGVEKDFIKRLVAVPGDVIEVRDGQLYRNDVPASEPYLEEKMGYSLKPTRIAEGRLYVLGDNRNDSRDSHWWGQLERKRVIGKAMFRFWPPRRFGSIQ